From Panicum hallii strain FIL2 chromosome 2, PHallii_v3.1, whole genome shotgun sequence, a single genomic window includes:
- the LOC112880977 gene encoding uncharacterized protein LOC112880977: MGLNISKMLTFSRAPFYGIVQGNTATPLGSVVLPVTFGTKDNYRTEYINFEVADFESSYHAILDRPALAKFMAVPHYIYLLLKMLGKASILTFHGVLKKSYNCDQEAIEYTATSSVPEPSAEVCTAAQNLTDSEMEIPNQRPS, from the coding sequence atggggttgaacatctccaagatgcttacCTTTAGTAGAGCTCCATTCTATGGCATCGTCCAGGGAAACACGGCTACACCACTTGgttcagtggtcctgccagtcacatTCGGAAcgaaagacaactaccgcacggAGTACATCAATTTTGAGGTGGCTGACTTCGAGTCGtcataccacgccatcctcgACAGACCAGctttggccaaattcatggccgtgcctCACTACATCTATTTACTACTCAAGATGCTAGGCAAGGCAAGTATACTCACTTTCCATGGTGTCTTGAAGAAATCGTACAACTGCGACCAAGAGGCGATCGAGTACACCGCGACATCAAGCGTGCCAGAACCTTCTGCGGAAGTCTGCACGGCCGCGCAAAATCTCACtgactcagagatggagattCCCAATCAAAGGCCTAGCTAG